A genomic stretch from Alphaproteobacteria bacterium includes:
- a CDS encoding DUF924 domain-containing protein, which produces MANFSYQDVLDFWFAEGMQPKWYMKDMEFDEEIRHKFMSHYHFAMEGAYDEWTKSPEGALALVILLDQFPRNMFRGTEKAFSSDSRALQIAKKAIDHKMNQKLVSREHRHFLYMPFMHSESLEDQEKCVDLFKSIPEGYDYAIQHRDIIARFGRFPHRNDILERASTPEEKDFLQEEGSSF; this is translated from the coding sequence TGGCTAATTTTTCATACCAAGATGTTCTCGACTTCTGGTTTGCAGAAGGAATGCAACCTAAGTGGTACATGAAAGATATGGAATTTGATGAAGAGATAAGACACAAATTTATGTCCCATTATCATTTTGCTATGGAGGGTGCGTATGATGAATGGACGAAATCTCCAGAAGGCGCTTTGGCGTTGGTGATCCTGTTAGATCAATTTCCACGCAATATGTTTCGAGGGACTGAAAAAGCTTTTTCATCAGATAGTAGAGCATTACAAATAGCCAAGAAAGCCATTGACCATAAGATGAATCAAAAACTTGTATCCAGAGAGCATAGGCATTTTCTATATATGCCCTTCATGCACAGTGAATCGTTGGAGGACCAAGAGAAGTGTGTTGATTTGTTCAAATCGATTCCGGAGGGTTATGATTATGCTATCCAACATCGGGATATTATTGCTCGGTTTGGCAGATTCCCTCACCGCAATGACATCTTAGAGCGCGCTTCTACGCCGGAGGAAAAGGACTTTTTGCAAGAAGAAGGGTCGTCTTTTTAG